The genomic interval GATCTGGGGCTTCGTCCCCGGTTTCCTGAAGGCGCGTACCGGTGCGCACGAGGTGATCACCACGATCATGCTCAACTACGTCGCCATCTCCTTCCTGGCCTGGATCATCGTGCAGAACGGCGTACACGATCCGGACCGGACGGACGCGATCAGCCGGCCGGTGGACGGCTCCGCCCAACTGCCCCGGCTGCTCGGCAGCGACCTGCGGGTACACCTCGGCATCGTGCTGGCGGTCGCCGCCACCTGGGCGGTCGGCTGGCTACTCAACCGCTCCACCTTCGGCTTCGAGTTGCGCGCGGTCGGCGCCAACCCGGACGCGGCGCGGACCGCGGGGATCAGCGTCGGCCGGACGTACGTGCTGGTGATGGTGATCGCCGGGGCGCTCTCCGGGCTGGGCGGCGCGAACATGGTGCTCGGCACCACCGCCACCGCGCTCACCCCGCTGGTGGTCGCCCAGATCGGCTTCGACGGCATCCTGGTGGCACTGCTCGGCCGGGTGAAGCCGTGGGGGGTCGCGCTCGCCGCGCTGCTCTTCGGGGCGCTCCAGGCCGGCGGCAACCGGATGCAGTCGTACGCCAGCATCTCGCTGGAGCTGGTCACCGTGCTCCAGGCGCTGATCGTCATCTTCATCGCCGCGCCGGCACTGGTGAAGGCGATCTTCGCGCTCCGGGCCGCCCGGGCCGCCAGGTTGTCCACGAGCATGGCGAAGGGCTGGTAGCCCGGTGAGCGCGAGGAGTGAGCTTGCGAGCCCCGCAGTCGCGAACGGAAGGCAGCGCTGATGTCCACCATTGCTGTCGAGGAACTGGCCGTCACCGTGCGGCCGGGCTTCTGGACCCGGGACCGTAAGGTCGGCGCCGGTGCCGTCCTGCTCGGGCTGGTCGCGGCGGTCCTCTT from Plantactinospora sp. BC1 carries:
- a CDS encoding ABC transporter permease; this encodes MTDVNEPGSPSPEKSPAGQRPGAGPVGTVGTADPSTAAGAADSGGTAPADSGAARGGPGDALTDRDGGGRQLLRAFVHNLWAANTVTVTVLAIVLATLIGAVLIIVSDPDVLATWGYFTAQPSDALNSSWAVVSDAYANLFKGAVVDPAAVQAWANGTGGWQPVFAPISETLTYTAPLVFTGLAVSLAFRGGLFNIGAQGQATIGVILAALAGFLLPLPPVVHLIVAVLAGALGGAIWGFVPGFLKARTGAHEVITTIMLNYVAISFLAWIIVQNGVHDPDRTDAISRPVDGSAQLPRLLGSDLRVHLGIVLAVAATWAVGWLLNRSTFGFELRAVGANPDAARTAGISVGRTYVLVMVIAGALSGLGGANMVLGTTATALTPLVVAQIGFDGILVALLGRVKPWGVALAALLFGALQAGGNRMQSYASISLELVTVLQALIVIFIAAPALVKAIFALRAARAARLSTSMAKGW